In Halobacteria archaeon AArc-dxtr1, the sequence AAGATCCACGCCCGCGGTCCCGTCGGCCTTCAGGGACTGACGACCTACAAGTACCACCTCGAAGGAGACGGCCACCTCGTCGCGACCTACGCCGGCGAGGACGCGAAGCCGTATCTCCACGAGGAGTTCGACGGCGAGTGGGCACCGGGTCGGCTGTCCCAGGAGTAACGCCGTCTACTGCGTCTAATGGGCAGCTCTCGCCCGCTCACAGCCTGTCTCCGCGGGAGGAGACGGTACCCGTCTGACCGCGAGACACAGTACTCGAAGCTCAGTACCCGCGCGAGGAGCAGACTCTGAAAGTGGGCACTTACCGATCCTCGAGTTCAACGTCTGGCGCGTTCTCGGTCTGGCTCCCGTTCGACGCTGTGGATCGATTTGTATCGCGATTCAGGCTCGCGGACCGGTCGGAGTCGAGTATCTGCTGAAGCTTGTACTCGAACGCTTCCTCGGTGAGTTCTCCCTCAGCGTATCGCCGTTTGAGTGTCTCTACCGGATCGTCGTCTGACGCTTGCCCGTACTGTTCGGCCGTTTCTTCACCCCACCACTCCTCGATATCCTTTCGGTCACCAAACAGCAATGCGACGGTCGGGGTCAGAACGAACAGGCCGACGACGCCAATCAGTAACACCCAAGGCCCCGTAAAGAGGCCGACGACGAGTATCGCCATGAACACGAGTCCGACGACGGTTGGCAGGTTCTCGCGGAGTCGGGTGAACGCCGTCTCTCGGCTCATACGCGAGTGTACCGTCTACGACGTGAAAAAGTGTAGGTCACCAAACACTGTGATGATCCCATCTCTCTTCCCGTCGACTATCTGAGTCCGAACGACTCGACGAGCAGGTCCTCGTCCGTCTCGCCGTGGACGTACGTCGGCCCGCCAAGGACGTCGATCGTCACCGTCGCGGGCGCGAAGAGATCCGCCGGAACGTCCGAAAAGTCCCAGTCTACCGATTCGAAGATCTCGGCGAAGGGGCGGCCGTGCTCGTCGGCCGCCGTCGAGGGAACCGCGTCGAAGAACTCCGCGTCCTCGCGGACGACGAGGTGGGCGGTTCCACCGTAGGCGAGTGCGTCGTTCGTCCGTGCGATCGCGTCCTGCTCGCTCTCGGCGACCGGCGCGACCGGGGCTCGACCCGACGCTGAGACGATATCCCGCGGATCGTAGCCCAGCTCCGAGAGCCGGAAGGTCGCGAGCTCTGCCGCTCGCGCGGCGTTCGTGACGCTGCCAGCGACGCTCGCGGTCGGGTAGGCGAGCAAGAAGACGCCGCTGGTCTCGACCTCTGCGAGTTCGGCAACCTGCTCTGCGGCCGCTTCGGTTGGCGGCTCGTCGGTCTCGACGGCCAGTGCGGTCAGATCGAAGGCGTCGGTGTAGCCGATCCGGCGGAACTCGTCCTCTTCAGCGACTAACGCTCGGGCGGGGCCGCTCCCGAGTCCCTCGAAGTCCTCGGTCGTCAACTCCCAGCCTGCCTTCTGAGAACACAGCAGCGACAGTGCGGGCTGGTCGGTCGCGAGTTCGACGTAGGGGATCGGTGCGCCGCCGATCTCGCCTAGCTCTCGCCCCGGGGTTGCGAGGCCGGCGGTCTGAATCTCTGTGAGCAACAGTCCGGCCTCGATTCCGCCGTCGAACTCGACGCCGAAGTCGAGTACTGTCGCCTCGTTCTCTAGGTCGTAGCCGCCGACGTTCAGCTCCTCGGCGTATTCGAGTGCTTCGTCCACGAGCTCGATTGCCAACCGGTTGAGACTGTCCATACGCGGGGTTCGCTGCCCTCCCTGAAACAGTTTATCAGTCCGAGCGCCGGAAGCGGCGCTCGAGAACGCTGCGGTGTCCGCTGGCTACTTGTTCGTCGGCGGCCGGCCGAGTTCGGATTCAACCGACTCGACCTTGTCCGCGGCGCTTCGATCGACGGTACGTTTGTCGTCTACTTTCAACACCGTGCTGACGCGGTCGGCTTCGATCGCATCGTGGGCGGCCTGAGCGGCGGCGAATAGCTCGTCCGTGCTCTCGGCTTCGATCGTCGTCCCCATCGGTCCGGTCTCGTAGCTCACGTCGTACTCTTCTAAGGTGTCGATTGCCGCGGCAATTTCGGAAGCCATGCTGTCTTCGACGACGGGTGCCGTACTCAGGAAGCCGATCACGCTCATACGCTCGTTGAAACCGGCCACGACTAAAGTCGTATCCTTGCGTTGCGGTGGATCGACTCAGCGCGACGGATCGTGAGCGTCGTGGGGCGAGGGTGCGTGCTCGGCAGGATAGATCACGATGTCGCCGTCTGCGTGGACGTACACCTCGTGGTCGAGTGCGCTGAACGCGACGTGGCCGCGCTCGCGACCGGAGCCGTCGGCTTTCGTGGCGAACAGCCGTTCTAAGGCGTCGGGGTCGATACTGTCGTAGAGGGAGAACTCCCCTTGGGAGACGTCGGTATCCGCAATCGTCGCGATGGCGTGAACGATGGTCGTCGTCAGTGTCGCGGTTCCGTCGGGATCGTACTGACAGACGTACCGGTCGTGTTCGTCGTCGTATTCGAGGTCGGTGGTGTCGTGTGTGGAGGATGCGTGTGCTTGCATTTCGATACTAGACTGTGCGATCGTCTACCGATAAATAGAGAACCATTGTATAAAAGTCAACCGGACGGGAAAACGACACGAGTTCGTGAGGCTTTTCTCGGAATACTATTCACGTCTACTGTATTTTCTTACTGACTGAGGTATGAATCTGGGAACACGCAGCGCTCGCGAGGGTGTGTTCGGAGAAATGCGCTGGCTGGGATTTGAACAACGCGAAGGCAGTCCTGCTCGCTCACTTCGTTCGCTGTGCGGGCTGTGACTTCTCTTGTTCAAATCCACAGAACGATGTTTCTGCTCGCGAAATTGCTCGCAGAAACATGCGCTGGCTGGGATTTGAACCCAGGTTGTGACCATGGCAAGGTCACGTGATACCACTACACTACCAGCGCCCTGTTGCATCTATACCTACTACCGGATGGATGTATAAGGGTTGCGAATCCTCGCAGCTTCGTGAGCGTATCGCATGACGGCGTCGCCGTCGGGAGACTGGCGGCAACTCGTTCCGGAATACAAAATTCTCACGCTTTCAGTCGCACGTCCATGCACCCGAATCTCACGATTTCTGGGGTGTGGGGCGTTCACACCCGGGATCGATTCCGCTATCCTTTTAAGACGGTATCCGCAACACATCGCTACAGTCTAGTGACGCGGCGCCGAAGCGTCACGGCATGACAGTCAGCGTACTCGTCCCGTCGTCGCTCGCCAGAGAGGCCGAGGACAAACGCGAGGCAACTCGCAAGCTCGGATACGTCGCCCGCGCGGCGACGATCTTTCGGGCAGATCGCCTGGTCGTCTATCCGGACTTGGATGGCGAACCGGGAGAACTCGACGGCGGGTTCGTCAGTACCGTGCTGCGGTACGCCGCAACGCCGCCATACCTCCGAAAGGAGGCGTGGGGCAAGCGGGACGAACTGGAGTACGTGGGCGTCTTGCCGCCGCTCCGCGCGGCGTCACAGACCGGCTCCGAATCCAACGGTTCGGGGTCGTTAAGACACGGAATCGTGACCGAGGTCGGACCTGATCAACGCGTGCGGGTCAATTGCGGCTTGCAACACCCGATCTCCCTCAACACGCCTCCCGGAATGGAGGTCTCCGAGGGGGAGCGCGTGACCGTCAGGATCTCTTCGCGACGACCGGTCCGGGCGAAGCTCGAAGACGTCTCCCTTCCGGGATTCGCAGTCGAGCGGACGGACCTTTCGGCAGCACTCGGCCGTGAGGACGCCGGCGTTCGAATCGCCGCCTCCCGATTCGGTGAGGAACTCACCGTCGGGCGGCTCGAGACGCTGGCCGGGCGCGTCGAAGGCGACGGGATGACCGTCGCCTTCGGTGCCCCCGAGAGAGGGCTGCCGGACATCCTCGGCGTCGACCCCGACGCAGTCGGGGCAGGCAACGCGGACGGAACTGCCGACGCCGAGACAGGAAGCGACGACGCAAACGTCGAACCCATCGATCCGGGGTTCGACCTCTGGCTCAATACGGTTCCACACCAGGGGAGCGAGGTGGTGCGAACGGAAGAGGCTCTGTTCGCCACCCTCGCACCCCTCTCACTGCGAGTGTGATAGCATGCCACAAGCAAATAGACCACGCAAAGGCTCACTCGGGTTCGGTCCACGACAGCGTGCAACCAGCGAGGTTCCACGCTTTAACTCGTGGCCGGACGACGATGGACAGCCGACGCTCCAGGGATTCGCGGGCTACAAGGCCGGCATGACCCACGTGGTACTGGTCGACGACGCGGCGAACTCGCCGACCGAGGGAATGGAACAGACCGTTCCCGTTACCATCGTGGAGACGCCGCCAATGCGCGCCGTCGCCCTGCGTGCGTACGAAGACACACCATACGGCAAGAAGCCGGTTACCGACGTCTGGACCGACGAGCTCGATTCCGAGCTCGACCGCGTTCTGGACCTGCCTGGTGACGACTACGACGCCGACGCCGCCGAAGACGAGCTTCGGGGCCTCTTAGAGGAGGGTCGCGTCGACGACGTTCGCGTCATCACGCACACGGTTCCCGGCGACGTGCCATCGGTGCCCAAGAAGAAACCCGACGTCATGGAAACGCGCGTCGGCGGCGGCTCCGTCGAGGAGCGCGTCGACTACGCGCTCGACTTACTCGGCGAAGATGGCGGCGAACACGTCATGAACGACGTGTTCCGCGCCGGCGAGTACGTCGACGCCAGCGGCGTCACGAAAGGGAAAGGAACCCAGGGTCCCGTCAAGCGATGGGGCGTCCAGAAACGAAAGGGCAAGCACGCCCGGCAGGGATGGCGCCGTCGCATCGGTAACCTCGGCCCCTGGAACCCCTCCCGTGTCCGCTCGACGGTCCCCCAGCAGGGGCAGACCGGCTACCACCAGCGGACGGAACTGAACAAGCGCCTCGTCGACATCGGCGACGGTGCGGACGCGACGGTCGACGGTGGCTTCGTCAACTACGGCGAGGTCGACGGCCCTCACGTCCTGATCAAGGGCTCGCTCCCCGGGCCGAACAAGCGCCTCGTGCGCTTCCGCCCGGCGATCCGACCCGGAGACCAGCCGCGCCTCGATCCCGAGGTCCGGTACGTCTCCACCGCATCCAACCAGGGATAATACATGGAAGCTACAGTACGAGACCTGGATGGCGACGACGCGGGCTCACTCGAGCTCCCGGCGGTCTTCGAGACCACCTACCGCCCGGACCTGATCGCCCGCGCCGTACGCGTCTCCCAGGCAAACAACAAACAGGACTACGGCGCCGACGAGTTCGCGGGCATGCGCACGCCCGCGGAGTCGTTCGGTAGCGGTCGGGGCATGGCCCACGTCCCCCGACAGAACGGACGCGCACGACGTGTCCCGCAGGCTGTCAAGGGACGGAAGGCCCACCCGCCGAAAGCCGAGAAAGACCAGGGCGAATCGATCAACAAGAAAGAACGGCAGCTGGCCACCCGCAGCGCCATCGCGGCGACCGCGGACGCAGAGCTCGTCGCCGAGCGCGGCCACGCGTTCGACGAGGACGCCGAGGTGCCGGTCGTCGTCTCCGACGAGTTCGAAGAGCTCGTCAAGACGAAGGAGGTCGTCTCCTTCCTCGAGGCCGCCGGTCTCGAGGCCGACATCGAGCGCGCCGAGGACGGCAAGAGCGTCCGGGCCGGCCGCGGGACGACCCGTGGACGGAAGTACCAGACGCCCGCGTCGATCCTCTTCGTGACCTCGAGCGACGCCGGTCCATCGAAGGCCGCCCGCAACCTCGCGGGCGCCGACGTGGCGACGGCCGACGAGGTCAACGCCGAACAGCTCGCACCCGGCGCCCAGTCCGGTCGGCTGACCGTCTGGACCGAGAGCGCCGTCGAGGAGGTGGCAGACCGATGAGTTCGATTATCGACTACCCGCTGGTGACCGAGAAGGCGATGAACGACATGGACTTCGAGAACAAGCTCCAGTTCGTCGTCAACCCCGACGCGACCAAGCCCGAGATTCGGGAGGTCGTCGAGGAGCGCTTCGAGATCGACGTCACCAACATCAACACGCAGGTCACGATGAACGGAAAGAAAAAGGCGATCATCACGCTGGGCGAGGACGACGACGCCCAGGAAGTCGCCTCGCGAATCGGGGTGTTCTGAGAATGGGACGACGCATTCAAGGACAACGACGCGGCCGTGGTGGATCCACGTTCCGTGCTCCATCCCACCGATACAAGGCAAAACTCGACCACAAGAAGTCAGAAGACGGCGACGTCATTCGCGGAACGGTCGTCGACGTCGAGCACGACCCCGCCCGTTCGGCGCCGGTCGTTGCAGTCGAGTTCGAAGACGGCGACCAGCGGCTAATCCTCGCCCCCGAGGGCGTTAGCGTCGGCGAGGAGATTCAGGTCGGTGTCTCCGCCGAGATCAAGCCCGGGAACACGCTCCCGCTGGCAGAGATTCCGGAGGGAGTCCCAGTCTGTAACGTCGAGGCCAAGCCCGGAGACGGCGGCAAGTTCGCCCGCTCCTCGGGTGTCAACGCCGACCTGATCACCCACGACCGCAACGCGGCGGTCGTCCAACTGCCAAGTGGTGAGGTCAAGCGTCTCGATCCACAGTGTCGCGCCACGGTCGGCGTCGTCGCTGGTGGTGGACGGACGGAGAAGCCGTTCGTCAAAGCTGGAAAGAAGTATCATAAGATGCGCGCCCGCGGGACCAAGTGGCCCCGCGTGCGGGGTGTGGCCATGAACGCCGTCGACCACCCATTCGGTGGTGGCGGCCGCCAGCACCCCGGCAAGCCGAAGTCCGTCTCGCGGGACGCACCGCCGGGACGGAAGGTCGGTGACATTTCCTCGCGCCGCACCGGCCGAGGTGGTAACAAATGAGTTCGGAATACCGTACCGGCCGTGAGGGTGAGGAGTTCACCTACCGCGGTCACACGCTAGAAGAGCTACAGGAGCTCGACCTCGAAGAGGTCACAGAGCTGCTGCCCGCTCGCAAACGTCGAAGTATCGAACGCGGCCTCTCCGTCGAGAAGCAGAAGCTCCTCGAGGAGGCCCGCGAGAAAGACGAAGAGGAGACGGCAAACTCGCCGATCCGAACCCACCTTCGGGACATGCCGATCCTGCCCGAGTTCGTCGGACTGACGTTCGCCGTCTACACCGGACAGAGCTTCGAACGCGTACGCGTCGAGCCAGAGATGATCGGTCACTATCTCGGTGAGTTCCAGCTGACCCGGACCTCGGTCGAGCACGGCCAGGCCGGTATCGGTGCGACCCGCTCCTCGAAGTTCGTCCCACTGAAGTGATCATCGTATGGGAATCAACTACTCGGTCGACGCGGACCCGGACACCACCGCGAAAGCAATTGCCCGGGAGCGTCACATGAGCCACAAGCACAGCAAGGAGGTCGCTCGCGCGATCAAAGGCAAAACGGTTGCCGACGCCCGAGCATACCTGCAGGACGTCATCGACGAGAAACAGTCGGTTCCGTTCAAGTCCCACAACACCGGTGCGGGACACCGTTCGGACATCGACGGCTGGGACGCCGGCAAGTACCCCGAGAAGGTTTCGGGCGAGTTCCTCGACCTGCTCGAGAACGTCCAGGCCAACGCCGACAGTCAGGGCTTCGACGGCGAGTCGATGGAGATCGTCCACGTCGCCGCCCACAAGGTCGGCGAATCGGTCGGCCGCAAGCCCCGCGCGATGGGGCGAGCGACCGCCTGGAACACGCCGCAAGTCGACGTCGAGATCGTCGTCAGCGAGGAGCCACGCTCCTCGGAAGACACGGAGGAGGATAACTGATGGCAGACGAACACCAGTTCATCGAAAACGGCCTGCAGCGGTCCCAGATCGACGAGTTCTTCCAGGAAGAGCTCGGCCGTGCGGGCTACGGCGGTATGGACGTCGCAAAGACGCCGATGGGCACGCAGATCGTCCTCAAGGCCGAAAAGCCCGGGATGGTCATCGGCAAAGGCGGCGAGAACATCCGGAAGGTCACGACGGCTCTCGAGGAGAAGTTCAACCTCGAGGATCCACAGATCGACGTCCAGGAGGTCGAAGAACCAGACCTCAACGCACGGATCGTCGCCGACCGTCTGGCCAACGCCCTCGAACGAGGGTGGTACTTCCGGAAGGCCGGCCACACCACGATCGACCGGATCATGGACGCCGGCGCACTCGGTGCGGAGATCGTCCTGGCCGGAAAGGTCACGGGCGCTCGCTCGCGCGTCGAGAAGTTCAACCGCGGCTACATCAAGCACAACGGCGAGCCCGCCGAGACCATCGTCGACGAGGGTCAGGGCGTCGCCGTCATGAAACTCGGGACGATCGGTGTCACGGTCAAGATCATCCCGCCAGGAGCCGAGCTCCCCGACGA encodes:
- the mch gene encoding methenyltetrahydromethanopterin cyclohydrolase, with protein sequence MDSLNRLAIELVDEALEYAEELNVGGYDLENEATVLDFGVEFDGGIEAGLLLTEIQTAGLATPGRELGEIGGAPIPYVELATDQPALSLLCSQKAGWELTTEDFEGLGSGPARALVAEEDEFRRIGYTDAFDLTALAVETDEPPTEAAAEQVAELAEVETSGVFLLAYPTASVAGSVTNAARAAELATFRLSELGYDPRDIVSASGRAPVAPVAESEQDAIARTNDALAYGGTAHLVVREDAEFFDAVPSTAADEHGRPFAEIFESVDWDFSDVPADLFAPATVTIDVLGGPTYVHGETDEDLLVESFGLR
- the rpl4p gene encoding 50S ribosomal protein L4 is translated as MEATVRDLDGDDAGSLELPAVFETTYRPDLIARAVRVSQANNKQDYGADEFAGMRTPAESFGSGRGMAHVPRQNGRARRVPQAVKGRKAHPPKAEKDQGESINKKERQLATRSAIAATADAELVAERGHAFDEDAEVPVVVSDEFEELVKTKEVVSFLEAAGLEADIERAEDGKSVRAGRGTTRGRKYQTPASILFVTSSDAGPSKAARNLAGADVATADEVNAEQLAPGAQSGRLTVWTESAVEEVADR
- a CDS encoding 50S ribosomal protein L23, with amino-acid sequence MSSIIDYPLVTEKAMNDMDFENKLQFVVNPDATKPEIREVVEERFEIDVTNINTQVTMNGKKKAIITLGEDDDAQEVASRIGVF
- a CDS encoding 50S ribosomal protein L2; its protein translation is MGRRIQGQRRGRGGSTFRAPSHRYKAKLDHKKSEDGDVIRGTVVDVEHDPARSAPVVAVEFEDGDQRLILAPEGVSVGEEIQVGVSAEIKPGNTLPLAEIPEGVPVCNVEAKPGDGGKFARSSGVNADLITHDRNAAVVQLPSGEVKRLDPQCRATVGVVAGGGRTEKPFVKAGKKYHKMRARGTKWPRVRGVAMNAVDHPFGGGGRQHPGKPKSVSRDAPPGRKVGDISSRRTGRGGNK
- a CDS encoding SHOCT domain-containing protein is translated as MSRETAFTRLRENLPTVVGLVFMAILVVGLFTGPWVLLIGVVGLFVLTPTVALLFGDRKDIEEWWGEETAEQYGQASDDDPVETLKRRYAEGELTEEAFEYKLQQILDSDRSASLNRDTNRSTASNGSQTENAPDVELEDR
- a CDS encoding RNA methyltransferase, with the protein product MTVSVLVPSSLAREAEDKREATRKLGYVARAATIFRADRLVVYPDLDGEPGELDGGFVSTVLRYAATPPYLRKEAWGKRDELEYVGVLPPLRAASQTGSESNGSGSLRHGIVTEVGPDQRVRVNCGLQHPISLNTPPGMEVSEGERVTVRISSRRPVRAKLEDVSLPGFAVERTDLSAALGREDAGVRIAASRFGEELTVGRLETLAGRVEGDGMTVAFGAPERGLPDILGVDPDAVGAGNADGTADAETGSDDANVEPIDPGFDLWLNTVPHQGSEVVRTEEALFATLAPLSLRV
- a CDS encoding MTH1187 family thiamine-binding protein, whose product is MSVIGFLSTAPVVEDSMASEIAAAIDTLEEYDVSYETGPMGTTIEAESTDELFAAAQAAHDAIEADRVSTVLKVDDKRTVDRSAADKVESVESELGRPPTNK
- a CDS encoding 30S ribosomal protein S3, with amino-acid sequence MADEHQFIENGLQRSQIDEFFQEELGRAGYGGMDVAKTPMGTQIVLKAEKPGMVIGKGGENIRKVTTALEEKFNLEDPQIDVQEVEEPDLNARIVADRLANALERGWYFRKAGHTTIDRIMDAGALGAEIVLAGKVTGARSRVEKFNRGYIKHNGEPAETIVDEGQGVAVMKLGTIGVTVKIIPPGAELPDDFQIHDDMDPEEVVPDAVEANEGVEELLEGEPEEAEATEEGAEASADEAVEPEPEDETVDEDVVEEVLEEEVPGEDEDVDIPDESPIEEDLDELEEDVEAEAEELVAEMDDEEADAADAESDEEDEGGDA
- a CDS encoding 30S ribosomal protein S19; the protein is MSSEYRTGREGEEFTYRGHTLEELQELDLEEVTELLPARKRRSIERGLSVEKQKLLEEAREKDEEETANSPIRTHLRDMPILPEFVGLTFAVYTGQSFERVRVEPEMIGHYLGEFQLTRTSVEHGQAGIGATRSSKFVPLK
- a CDS encoding 50S ribosomal protein L3, whose product is MPQANRPRKGSLGFGPRQRATSEVPRFNSWPDDDGQPTLQGFAGYKAGMTHVVLVDDAANSPTEGMEQTVPVTIVETPPMRAVALRAYEDTPYGKKPVTDVWTDELDSELDRVLDLPGDDYDADAAEDELRGLLEEGRVDDVRVITHTVPGDVPSVPKKKPDVMETRVGGGSVEERVDYALDLLGEDGGEHVMNDVFRAGEYVDASGVTKGKGTQGPVKRWGVQKRKGKHARQGWRRRIGNLGPWNPSRVRSTVPQQGQTGYHQRTELNKRLVDIGDGADATVDGGFVNYGEVDGPHVLIKGSLPGPNKRLVRFRPAIRPGDQPRLDPEVRYVSTASNQG
- a CDS encoding 50S ribosomal protein L22 yields the protein MGINYSVDADPDTTAKAIARERHMSHKHSKEVARAIKGKTVADARAYLQDVIDEKQSVPFKSHNTGAGHRSDIDGWDAGKYPEKVSGEFLDLLENVQANADSQGFDGESMEIVHVAAHKVGESVGRKPRAMGRATAWNTPQVDVEIVVSEEPRSSEDTEEDN